The following nucleotide sequence is from Mugil cephalus isolate CIBA_MC_2020 chromosome 18, CIBA_Mcephalus_1.1, whole genome shotgun sequence.
aacaaacaaaagaagcaacGGTGGCGGGGCTGGAGCCTGCTGACAGAGagctgagagagacagaagccAAGCAGAAGGCAGAAGAGCCCAGCCCACATGGACAGGCAGACGTACGACCGTCCCACTTCACTCTACCCACTAACCCCTCCCCGTACCTGCAACAGAAAGCAGAGGTAAACAGGTAGGCAGAGTGAGAGGGATCGTCACACAAGTTTGTCATTCACTGCGTTTAAAAACAgctcaaaaaatgtttaaaacaaaacatgtgaacatgtgaaaCTCTGAATTAGTTCCCACTTTTAGgcagtcttttatttattctgctgaAATGTTATTTGTTGCTCTTATAAAGTGTTGTATATGCTGTCATGTCTGTATGGATGGACATGAGCTTGTAGATAAATCTGTCATATTTACACAAGATCACGTATTTGTACCAAGAGTTCATTAATTTGCACTGTcctcaacaaatacacaagttaaataaatataattcagCTGTTGTCTATGCCGATTCACTGACATGGTTTACagagaaattaaactgaactgaaccatAAATTCCACTTTATAGACACGAGTTGCTCAAGCTGTTGCTGTGCTAGGTcacatgacacattttacaCAGGATATATTTTTAGTGTTGAGGGTTTGTGGTCTGGCTCAGTGGTTAGTGTTGATGCCTCCCACCGTGAACGTCTaagtttgagtccagctcagtTTGCTGCACTATGTAGTGAggcctagtgaggataagcggtagtagaagataaGATGTTCACATTAACACCAGCCAAATGAGGGTGAATTGCAGAAGTGACGGGTAGCACAGCTTTGATGGGCTGAATTTTATATACActtttaattgtagttttctcaaatggcatctgaaataataaatgaaacacaaagtgagACGATGACACTACGTCAGCGTAGTCACGCGTTGGAGTGGAGGCGTGAAGTTGTGAAGCGGTGAAGTGATAATGTGGAGGCCATAGTCACATTGAAGGTGTCAGAAAACTTTCTGTACAAACAAAAGGCTGAAGATGGAGCACAGGATGgggagacaaacaaaaaaaggtttgcACCTGTATTAGATAAGGACAGCTGAAGAAAGGCAGGAATCAAACCCAGGCTGCAATGAGGACGCTGCAACTTGTTCTGGTATGTTTATCTGCTCTCTACAGTGTCAGCCTGTTTCTTTTAACTCCTATATGACAACATCTTTTTATAACATCTGACTGATCCTGatcaaacaagaaaagcaaagagacaatttgtttttgtaaaataatgagaaaaatcagaataaatgtgtctgtaagAAGATAATCTGCAGCAAATGTTCAAATGATCTTGTTATGTTGTGAAAAGTAGAAGCTCCTGGTTATAAACTGATTTCATGTTAGTTCAGCTGTCAGTGATGaacacactcacctcctctGACAAGAATCATCATCCACAGAAAAGTCACCACCACCAGAGACACGGAGCAGGAGATCCTGGTCATCctcatgttatatttaataaatgtagaGTGTTCATGTACGACAGAGAAGGAGACGACTGGAAACACAGCATGAAGTTAGTTACTGATATAGAGAGGAGACTCCTCCTCTAAGAGCTTCTCATTGACATGTTGGTTCTGCTGATGGGACAAGTTTCACATCTAACCATCATTTGTGACAGGATGAGAGGAGAGCAGGTTTctaaatgtaaaacactttgAAGGTGTCAGGGAAAacggaaacacaaactgttaaAACCATTTATGTACACAGAGGCAGCGGTTTGAAAGAAAGGTTGGGTCTTTATTTGGTCATTTCTGCATATTTGTCACAGTTAAATTTTCCAGATCATCAATCTAATTTAAATACTTGTCAAAgacaacacaagtaaacactaaatgcagtttcaaaatgaagatttttattattaagggaaaacaaaatccaaacttaCATGACTCTGTCTAAAAAAGATGAttccccctaaacctaataacccGTCGCATCACTCAGCAGCAACAACTACTAATCAAGTGTTACCTATAAGTCTTTCACAGCTCTGGAGGAATTTTGATCCACTCATCTTTgtagaattgttgtaattcagtcacattggagggttttccagcattaAGCTCTTATTTAAGGTCATaccacagcatctcagtaggattcaggccaggactttgactagatcagaccagtcttcattatattttcagctccagttcagtctgtagttttatttttactttgtaatttattatgtatttatttatttttttactctgaGCTCTAACAACAAAATCTGTTTCCAGTTCGagtccagcaggtggcgctgtttcctcattcattcagtctgttaAACATTTCAGTCTTCACATAGGACACTACAGCCTAAGTAAAACTCATTATTaaccctttctcttttttatctcTCAGGAATCTTTGAAGTGTTTTTACCTTtagaaacctgctctctgctcttcctccatgACGGCGtgaaactcaaactggtcctctGAAAGAtagctgtgcaaaaacaaacattttgctgGAAATGTGTAATTTGGCTATGAACTTTTAGAAAGGCACTTAAAGTgacaaactattaaaaaaataatgcctGAATACACTGTGAGTGAAAAACCGTAAAAGGAGCAAAAATATATTCTCTACAAAACATACAGTAACTTTTTAGAGAGAAATATTGTGAAATGTTTATATATCAGACagagctatatatacacaagaggtcTCAGGGCTGACacgacacaggtgagacgcatgagggcaatcaacacaggtgagaccaataaacaatcaagagacaaggcggcacaagacaggaaatccacaacttaacaaaataaaacaggaaacacaacacgacacagacagacatgacaaaaccacaaggagacatgaCACAcgggaaactaagaaacttgacgaaataaaacaggaaacacaaaacatgatcacatagtaaaagacagacagagagcctTGATAACACAAGTATTTAGACACACTCTCTTTATACTGTGACCAGACCATATGTTGGTAACTGTTTCCCTACACATGATGTATGGTAGTACCAGTAGCAGTCTAAAGTACCAAGTGAATTTTCATGAgatatatttcatcatttatttataattgaaAGACTTGATAAACTAATCTGACTTCCTCCAGTGTGTTTATTGATGTTGACTTactttcatttcaacatttaataAGTAgttacttcctgcttctcacTCAGTTGTAATCTGATGCTGCAGAGATAAACACCAGCCTTAAGGAAACTaagtttctttcttctctaTGTTTCAGTCCGCTGCTTCATCATGatacttttattaaatataacatgagGATGACCAGGATAAACTGCTTTGTGTCTCTGGTGACTTTCCTGTGGATGATGATTCTTGTCAGAGCAGGTGAGTGTGGACTTGTGGAATGCCTCAGGTTAAACCAGTGGCGTGAGACAAGAACTCTAATCTCTATGTTTTTAGGGGGTGGGGGACATAAAGGAGCATGTTGCAGTATGTCACTATTCCATGCAATGAATGAACTATCAGAGCAGTTTCCTTTTACCTGGATTTAGACACTCTTGTTAAGTGCTCTTCTTTCTCCGTCCCTCACTCGCACATTGTCCTCTTGGACTTGATTTAAATAACTTATTAACCCAACCGCCCACTCAAATTCACAACTACAGCTTAAAGCATAGTGTAGATTCAATAGTAGTTGTATTGAATTGTATGTTGACTTGAGGGCgtcatttatttgtatagccTGTAAGTTTGCTCTCTCTCTTCCGCAGACAAGTTCTAGGCTATCGGCTGGTTAACGTTAACTTCCTTCACCACATGGATTtgggaaacaaaataaagttgtgtgtggcagcattttacagtcagtgctgcagataaaaaacaaagttatatacactcaccggccactttattaggtacaccttggtAGTAAAAGGTTGGGCctccttttaccttcagaactgccttaattcttggtgtcatactttcaacaaggcgttggaaacattcctcagagattttggtccatacagacatgataacatcacacagttgctgcagatttgtcggctgcacatccatgatgagaatctcccgttctaCCACATCCCAAaagttcctctattggattgagatctggtgactgtggaggtcattggagtacagtgaactcattgtcatgttccaggaACCAGtatgagatgatatgagctttgtgacatggtgcattatcctgctggaagtagccgtcagaagatggtccactgtggtcataaagggatggacatggtcagcaataatactcagggaggctgtggcatttaaaccatgctcagtttgtactaaggggccaaaAGTGAGCCAAGAAAACTTcctccacaccattacacccccaccaccagcctgaactgttgatacaaggcaggatggatccatgctttcatgttgtttacaccagcttctgaccctgacatctgaatgttgcagctgaaatcgagactcgtcagaccaggcaacgtttttccagtcttctgttgtccagtgttggtgagtctgtgtgaactgtagtctcagtttcctgttcttagctgacaggagtggcccctggtgtggtcttctgctgctgtagcccatcttcttcaaggttggacgtgttgtgcgttcagagatggtattctgcattcttggttggaaccagtggttatttgagttactgttgcctttctatcatctccaaccagtctgcccattctcctctgaccactcacatcaacaactgcccATCAGTGGATATTTTCCCTTCTTCaaaccattctctgtaaaccctagagatggttgaaaatcccagtagttcagcagtttctgaaatactcagaccaacaaccataccagaTTCAaggtcacttaaatcccctttcttccccatgcgtttagcaagttgtcttgatcacctctacatgactaaatgcattgaattgcagccatgtgattggctgattacatatttgtgttaacaagcaattgaataggtgtacctaataaagcggcAAATGAGTGTAATATAATGTGTGCAAAAGTCAAAACTCGTTTCACTGAATGGTTCTTCAGATATTTGTTGCTCTACGTTGGTGACTGTTGTCTTCTAGAGCAGGTTCCCATGACTCATGACTTCCTATGCAGCTTCTTTCCAAAACCAGATAatttttcttgatgtttcaGATACTGACGTGTCCTGTGTTGTCGGGGAGAGCTGCATCTTACCGTGCAGTTTCCAGAAAGACCCTAAAGTAGTCATCCGTTGGATTAAGCGGACGGAAGAACACCCTCGTGTTCACTCATTTTCCAAGAATCAGGACCAGCTTGaaaaccaggaccaggacttcagaggcaggacgtcactgttcaaggatcagatctccagaggaaacgcctcactgctgctgacaggagtcaAGTCTGAGGACTGGGGACAATACCAGTGTTACACAAGGACAACCAGTGGAAGTGAGAGGTCAATCATCAACGTGAAAGTCAAAGGTatgagagacaaagaaaattcTAAATCAGGTTTTTCACACTCACTCAGTACTAGTTAGTAGAATCTGTTCATATTTGGTTTTGATCAGTTGGATTTATTGACAGAGGAATAGATAGATGGTTGAAGAACAGTTAGAAAAAGGTgtttttcactgtttattttaaatataatgtgtgtgttgtgttgcaacAATAACTTTGTAAGATAAAGGTTAAAGTTAGGACCTCGTGAACTAAGACTGTCTGTTTATTGTAATATCTGTACGACAATAACTATCTGGAGGCATCCAGAGACAATTCAAggaactgtttttatttttcagataaTTCAATCCCAATTGGAAGCATCGTAGGTGTTGTGGTTGGAGGACTATTTGTAGTAGCAGCAGTCACACTCATATGCTCATGGATATACAtatgcatacacacattcatatacTTTCCCCTACGCATATATTATCTACAGAAAAGGTAAAACGACATTCAGCCTCGATCTTTTaattactgttgttgttgttgtttgtattgATGATTTGTCTTCTAAAAATTCTGTTTAGGTTGAAAAGAACACATAACACACGTGAACCCCGAACAGTCCGATACGTgagtaaatgtataaaattctctgctgctctgaatgAACCACACTACATAAGTTACCATGTTAAAGGAGAATATTGTTGCCATGAAGTTACAACTAATGTTCTAACATGTGTTTCCTCCAGTGATTTTATCTAATTATCTGCTGTAGTTtatttagtgaatgaatgaatcagtttaACTCCAGCTTTCAATGAACCACTGTCTCAGCTACAAAGATGATTTGAGTCACAGTGTGAGAGTCAGACTGACTGGAAGCAGAGTTCAACTGCATCCATGATATGAAAACACTCAACTCACTGAAAtgaagagaaaactgaaaatcaCATGAAGGAATCATGATTGATgagatggtttcatttcatctgtacACGTTGGTCTTTATcatcaatatttgtttttgatgctgatatttttccattttcatttaccAGATTCCTGGAACATCTGAACCATCATCTCCTCCAAATGGTGAAAATcaacaacaagacaacaacagTCATCTGCTTGAGTCACATGAAGAGTGAAGTGACTCTGATCACACTGATCTGTCCTGTGATCAATGAAGGACATTTTACACAACGAGTCTCTACACTTCACTAATTCCTACTGCTTCCAAGTTTGCTCCCTGTAATGACTGAGGCTACTTCATCAGATCTAAGGCAACTAGTCAGTGAggtaacagctgctgcagctacagatGTTGAGCAGAGGAGCTGGATGGACTGAGCTTTAATGTCTGTgtgcttttaattatttaactgtttaactaCCACAGTCCATCTTTATTCTAGACGTTTTTAACACGTATCCAAATGAAGTTTAAATTCAGGTCCTCTTGTTTAACAGGAGTTTGTTGTagatgttttgagttgtttatAGTTTATCTGATCTTAATGTCTACAgaatttaatcttttatttaaggctcaataaatataaaaatataaatgtaaattcatCCTGTAAGAATACagttttcattctgtttcattgttttatcaATGTTGTTTTCAACTTTCTGTACACCAGGGGGCACTAAACAACAAGTGAGACGATGATTTTAGTTCTTTGTCCGTGCAGCTGCTTCTAAATGAACCACAGAGTAAGGCTCGGAGGTATACCAGTTAATTCCAAAtacttgtatttgtttatgttatgacataaatttttaatataaagtttgttcttcttcatcatGTGAATTAAGTGAGCATGAGCGAGAAGAAGGCAGGGAACAAGATCAATTAAGATGACagccccaaaaaaaacacaaatctggacaccagaaaagacttgagagggaggccaggagtaggagcagcagagcagagacccAGGACATCAGAGCCTGGATGTCATCAGGTTATGGATAAGTCACCAGTTCATTGTAGAGCAATGGTTCCTAGTGTAGCTAACTGAAGGTTAATAATTTGGAGGTTATCTGCGGTGGTCTGTATGTGCGCCAGTAAAGCATAGGCACCCACTCAGTTAAGGGGCTGCACTGAATTGTATCATGACATATTCAAATTCTACATAGTAATTATGAGCGTCAGGCAAATGACATGACAGTGAATCAAAAAGCTAAATGTCggtttcagtttaatttg
It contains:
- the LOC124995488 gene encoding myelin-oligodendrocyte glycoprotein-like isoform X1, with the protein product MRMTRINCFVSLVTFLWMMILVRADTDVSCVVGESCILPCSFQKDPKVVIRWIKRTEEHPRVHSFSKNQDQLENQDQDFRGRTSLFKDQISRGNASLLLTGVKSEDWGQYQCYTRTTSGSERSIINVKVKDNSIPIGSIVGVVVGGLFVVAAVTLICSWIYICIHTFIYFPLRIYYLQKRLKRTHNTREPRTVRYVSKCIKFSAALNEPHYISYHVKGEYCCHEVTTNVLTCVSSSDFI
- the LOC124995488 gene encoding myelin-oligodendrocyte glycoprotein-like isoform X2, with amino-acid sequence MRMTRINCFVSLVTFLWMMILVRADTDVSCVVGESCILPCSFQKDPKVVIRWIKRTEEHPRVHSFSKNQDQLENQDQDFRGRTSLFKDQISRGNASLLLTGVKSEDWGQYQCYTRTTSGSERSIINVKVKDNSIPIGSIVGVVVGGLFVVAAVTLICSWIYICIHTFIYFPLRIYYLQKRLKRTHNTREPRTVRYIPGTSEPSSPPNGENQQQDNNSHLLESHEE